The Acidobacteriota bacterium nucleotide sequence GCGTTGAGGCTGATGTATCCCATCGCGTGTTCGTAGTGACAGGCCTCGGTGCCCGGTACGAACATGAGAATGAGGACGACCAGATCCAGCTAAATGCAACCTTTGGTTTGGGCTGGCGCTTCTAGTTCACTGCAGCAAGTCTGAATTGGCCGCCGAGAGCCAGGCAATGCGTCTGGGTCGAGACGCGGTCCCATCGATTTCATCGTAGGCAGGCAAAGGAGGTGCCTATTGTAGGAGAGGTGTGTCTTTTTCAGATGGAAACATTCAAGGAGAATTCATATGAAATTTGCAAAAAGTATTGCGAAAGCTCTGTGGGTCGTCGGTTTGTTCTCGGATCTGGCTGCTCGCGGCGTGGAGGCGCAGGTTTCCGGCGAGACCGAGGGAGGGCAAATGATTGGCCGACTCTCTTTGGGAGGTCGCAATGGTTAAACGTATTGTGTTGCTTGTGATCGTACAGATAGCACTAGGGGAGGGCAGCGTCCATGCCGCCCAGGACGAACAATCCCTCAGCACAGAGGCAGCGGCTAGTCGGCATGCTACCTATCGTCACGATTCCTGGCCTGAGTTCGTGCACCGTTGGCGTGTCATGAACGGCGCGGGCTTGCGCCTAGTGGATCTTGAGGTGGTGGTGGAGGATGGTCGATCGACGTATGCGGGAGTGTGGAAGCCTGGTAACGATGGCTACTACCTTCTTCGCTATGACAACTGGTCCAATTTCGTGGCTCGCTGGAGAGAACTCGGCCAGCAAGGCTTTCGCTTGATCGACACCGAGAGGGTTTTCCATGGGGGTCGATTCTGGTACTACGGTGTATGGCGTTCCGGACAAGGTCCCTACGCGCTCTATCGGTACGGTTCATGGTCCGCTTTCACCCAAAAATGGCAGGAGCTGAATCGCCGAGGCTTCCGCTTGGCCGATATCGATGTGAGTGAGCGCAATGGCCAAGTTATCTATCTCGGAGTCTGGCGCGGAGGTGGGAATGACCAATCCCTCTTTGGATTCTCCTCGTGGAGTGCGTTCGTCTCAAAGTGGCGAAATTTGACGCGTGATGGATATCAATTGGTAGATATGGATGTGACTCGACGATCAGATTCAACCATTCACTATGTAGGTGTTTGGCACCGTGGCCCTCAGCGTGCGCTTTGGCGTACCTTTTCATGGCAGAGCTTCCGGCGTAAGTGGGCGGAGCTGGCTGAGAGAGGTCAGGTGCTCGTCGATCTCGAAGTGACCTATGTCGGTAACGCTCGATACCAATACCTGGGTACCTTTGGGCCCGCTCCCAATGTCACCCGCGACGGCCCAAGCTTGAAGCGAATGGCGCAAGAGCTAGAGGCGCTCGTTGCTGGAGATGTAGTTGGAATGTCCTATGCGTTCTCTCAACATGGCCAACTTGCGTTTGCTGGATCGATCGGTCTTGCTCAGCGATCTCCCGACCCTGAGGTGCCGATGAGCTCACAGTTGCGATCAACGATAGGCAGTGTCACAAAAACCGTCAGTGCAGTGGCTCTGTATCAGCTGCTGGATCAGAACGGTCTGACCGTGGACTCAAAAGTCGGTCCCTGGCTTCCAGTGGATTGGGAGCGGGGACCGGGTTTCGGCAATGGGCCCTCGGACTTGTCCTTCAAACACCTGCTCACGCACACATCGGGAATCGGAGTTCGGGATGCTGACCATCGATGGGATGGATTGCGCAGTTTGGTAGGAGTGGGGCTTGAGCCCGGAGCGGACCGCTCCTATAGCAATCTGAACTACGCCTTCTTGCGGCTGCTGATACCCATGTTATGGAGGGCGGTCGATGGACCTTCGGGAGAAGTGACGAGCGAAAACTTCGGTGAGAGGTATCTGGAGTATCTTAACTCACGGATTATAGCGCCCGAGGGTATGCCCTTTGTTGGCTGCTGGCCATTGGAGGGCGCTCCGCCGGTTCTTTCGTATCCGTCGGTTGAGTCGTCGGAGCGAGGAGTGCTCAGGTCGGCGCCTCCAGCACGTTGCGGTGGTCAGGGTGGCCTTCATATGTCTGCGCAAGAACTGACACGTTACGCAGATGCCTTCAGGTACTCGCGTTCTGTGATGAGTTCCGAACATCAAGAAGTAATGGATGGCGATCTGGCGGGATGGAACGGTCGAGTCTTGGTCGAAGGAGGAGGTACGGCCTACTCGCATGGCGGCGTTCGCTCGCCCGGAACTCGGACTTGCATGATGAAGTTGCCCTATGGGATCACAGCTTCAGTGATCTTCAATTCACCGCCTCCTCAGGACAAGTGCCGCCTGTTGCGGAAGTCCTTCAATCAGGCTCTCGCTGCGGACTGACCCATTCAGCTTCGCTGAGTTGAAGGTCGAGCGATTGATAGACCCGCGGCGAGAGTGCTGTCGTCGCGGGTCGACGCACGAGAGGAGGGGGCCGCCTTTGCGGGCGGAGTTGCCGGCGGCGTTTCACTCCAGGAAACACCGCGGCCTTTGAGCGATCGCCTCGAACTCTCGCTACCAGCGGTATCCCACCGACAGCTCTACGATCTCGGCGTCGTAGTCGTCGAACCGAGCGGACTCTTGGTAGTCGATGGTGCGATAGGCGAGGCGCGCCGAGTAGCCGTTGGCGATGGCGACGTCAGCGTAGCAGCCGAGGTCCTGACGCTCGTTGGCGAAGCTCCCTTCGTTGTCCCACCAGCGCAAGTGGGTGCCGAAGGTCAGCCGCTCGTGGGCCTGCCAGCGACCCCGCAGATCGAACAGGTCGGCGTCGGATTGGTAGAGCACCGAAACGAGAAACTGCACTCCGCCTCCGAAGCCCGGCCTCGTGGTGACCGTTTGGTCGATCGCGCGATCCGACTCGAAGCGGGTGAAGCCGCCGTCGATCTGGATCCCCTCGCGCCGGTACCCCGCCCGCAGCGACCATTGATCGCGATCCGCCGTCCAGCCGGAGTCGTCGTTCTCGAAGCGATGCGCCAGCAGCGTCGCCGAAGCGAAAAGGCCTTGCTCCGAGCGCAGCCGCGCCTTGAGGCGGTAGTGCCGCCGGTCGGTGGGCGAGGAGAGGGTGAAGGGGTCGTCATAGGACGCTTCGTCGAAATCCGCTTCGAGTCGAAAGACTTTGTTTGGACGCCACGAGGCGGTGGCGAAGAGGCCCTGCTGGTCGGTGGTTTCCTCGTCGGAGTCCACCGCCGATCCGTCCGTGGTGTGGCCGAAGGTGGCGTCCCGGCTCTCCAGGCGCAGCCCTCAAGAGACGGTCCACTCGGGCGTCAAATGGGCCTGGGCGCCCAACTCGAAGCCGGTGGTCTCGATTTGCCACAGGCCGCGCCCGTCCACATCGAATTCGAACTCGCCTTCCTGGTCCAGCTCGTAGCGCCGGACACCGGCGATGAGTCCCACCCGATCGCTCAAGCGGGAGGAGAGATCGATATCGAAGAAGTCGAGGTCGCGTTCAATCTCGCCGGCACCGCGCACATCGGTGGTGAATGGTTGGCTGTTGAAGGCGATGCCCTGGGACTCCTCCGTCGCCTCGACGTCGAGGTCGAGGCTCTGAACCGCCGCCGAGGCCTGAATTCGCCAGCGCTTCGTCGGGCGGGCGTTCACCCTTACCGTGTGTTGCTGTGCGGTGTACTCGTAGGGCTGGTCGAGGAAGAAGAAGTCGAGGGTGGTGTTGTTGGTGGTGTTTTCCCCCAGGGAGAACCCGGGCAGGAAAACCTCCACCGCGTTCTCGTAGTTCCGTACCGACTCCTCGAGGATCAGGGTGACCTTCAGCCAGGCGTATTTGAAGCCCACCCGGAAGTCGCCGCCGTCCGATAGCCGCGGGTCCGCCAGCGAGTGAGGAACGATGGTGTCCTCGTAGAAGTAGCGGAATTCCGTACGGCGGTAGTCGAGATCGTAGACAACACGCTTTTCGGCGCTGAGGCGAAAGGCTTCGAAGGCCTCGCCGCCGAGATTCGAAGCTCCCAGCTCGAAGCGGTCGAGCACCTTACGGGTGCCGCCGTCTGTCGGCACCATCTCGAGGTCGAATTCGAACAGGTGGGCGCCTTCCTGAAGGTCGAAGTCTTCGCGGTACTTGGTCTCGGCACCGTTCACGTCTACCAGCCGGTAGCCGAGGCGGAATCCTCCGGTGAGGGGCTTGTCGTCCGTTTCGTCGGCGACCAAGGGTCCGGGTGCCGACAGGAGTAGCGCCAGAGCGAAGCCGACCAGCCAGCGATGGGTCGCAAGGTTCATGGTCTCCTTCTTCTACTTGAGGAACGCTGGATCTAAGTTCGAGCCGTGGATTGTGGAGTGACAGTTGGTGCACACCGTGTCGGAGGTGAATCGGGTGTGGAAGCCCGGAACGACCGCGTGGCATGAGTAGCAGAGATCCGCCACCGCCTGGAAGGTCAGCATGTGGCGGTTCGGCGAGCCGTGGGGCTGGTGGCAGGCGATGCAGCCTTCCACCCGCTGTGCGTGGATCGATCTAGGGAGGCTCTAGAAATGCCCAGAAAGAAGGTGGCGCTCCTCACGGCGATGGGGATGCTCATCGTCCTGTCGATGTCCGGTGCCGTGAGAGCCGACGATTCGGACGAGGGCCCGACACGCTTCATGGCCCACAAATGCAACCTCTGCCACGGCGTACCGGCCGTGGGCATCGCGGCCAAAACGAAATCCAAGAAGCTGCTCGGTCCCGAACTCGGCGGGCCACTACCGGAGGTTGACCCGGTCGCCCTGGCGGCTTACCTGCGCCAGCAGCAAGAACTAGACGGCAAGGAACACAAGCGCGAATACAAGGGTACGGACGAAGAGTTGCAGACCATTCTCGACTGGCTAACCAGCCTCGATCCGCCGGCGCCGGAAGAGTAGGAAGAGTGTCTGCCACCGCGTGGATCGGAGTGATGATCGCCCTGGGGGTGGTCGTGGTGGCGTTGGTGACCAGCCGGATCCACCAACCCTTCGACCGGCGCGGCAAGGTGGCGGCCTTCTTCGCCCTCTTTCTGTTGCCTCTGGTTCTGGCCGGGGCTGGGGTTTCCGCTCACCTGGAACACGCCAAGAGCACCGAGTTCTGTCTCTCTTGCCACGTCATGGAGCCCTACGGTGAGAGCCTGCAGGTCGCAGACGAGAGCTACGTGCCGGCGGCCCACTTTCAGAATCACTGGGTGCCACCGGAGCGCGCCTGTTTCACCTGCCACACGCAGTACACGATGTTCGGAGGCTTCAAGGCCAAGATGCAGGGCCTCCAGCACGTTTGGGTCTACTACCTCGGCGAAGTGGCCGAGCCCATCGAGCTGTACGAGCCCTACCAGAACCGCGAGTGTCTGAGTTGCCACGGCGGCGCGCGCCGTTTCGAGGCGGAGGAGCTCCACGCCGAGATCCGCGAGGAGCTGACCAGTGGCGAAACCTCCTGCCTCGATTGCCACGGGCCGTTCCACGACGTCCTCGAGGTCGCCGACCTGCCGAAATGGGAGAGTCCAGGAGGTAGTCGATGAACGACACCCGCCCGCGCCCCCGTCGTCTCCGCCTGGCCGGCATCGCCGTCGTCCTGGGGCTGCTGGTGGAAGCGGTGACCTTGGCCTGGTCCCATCCGCTGGCGTTTCTGGTGTTTCTCGGCGTTGGATTGCCGCTGACGGGCCTGGGCGTGCTCCTCTACCTCTGGGAACTGGTCACCGCTCGGTCACCGCGGCGAAGCATGTACCCGATCCCCGGCGGCACCAAGCCCGGTTAGGCCTTGCGGCGGTTGCTCCGCACGGCGCGCCAGATCATGAACAGGCCCACCACCAATAGCAGTACCGCCCAGAAGATGACGGGCGAAGGCAACAACCGCTCCAGCCAGTCGAAGCGGGCCGCGAAGCCCGATACGCCGACACCGGTGAGGATCAGCCCGGAGGCCATCAGCGAGGCCCGCCGGCCGCGGCCGGCGAGCCAGGTGGCGATCAGGGCGAGACCGGCGACCAACGGAAGGCCCGGCAGCCAGTCGAGAAGCGGCCGCCAGGAGAGCCGGCCGTAGGTCAGCGCGAAGAACAGCACCGCGAAACCGATCCCCGCCACCCCGCGCCCCAGGGAGGCTGGTCGCCGCGAACCCACCAAGAAATCCACCACCGAAGCCAACCCACCCACCAAGACGAACGCCGGCCAGAAGCGCTTGAGCGACGGCACGCCGACGCCGAGGGCATCGAGCAGCAGCCAGATCGCCACGGTGACCACCACCGCGCCCGCGACCATCAGTCCGCGGCGGTTTCGGGGGGTGGAGTCCGGAGGCATAGGCAGCGGTTTGTTCATGGCGGGAGGTTACCAGGGGAGATTGCGTGGCGCTGGATGCGTTGCCGAACCGCGGATCTTTCATTTGACAATACAGGAGCTACCGTGTGGTTAAAATACTGCGATGCGTATTATATGGGTGGTGAGAGGTCCTCAGAGGGTCACCTTTCTTTTGGCTCCTGTGATTGCCCTTCTCGCGGCGCCGGCCGCTTGGGCTTCTGAGAGTCGGGAGGCGTTCGAGAATTGCCAGCGTCTGTTCGATACAGCGCCGAGCGAACGGGCGTCCGCCAAGTGTTTCCGGCAGATGGCCACGCCGGGCAACCGGGAGGAGGTGGTCGAGCGGTTCGAAGCCTTGATTCGCCGCTTTCCCGACGAGCCGTGGCTGTACTACTACCTGGCGAGCACAGAATGGACTTCGCGAACGCCCAGAGTGCCCAAACACTATTCGCGGGCGGCGGATCTCCTCCAACGACGGGGAGACTTCGATGGCGAAATGGATGCTCGGCGCGGCCGCTCGACCTTTCTTCTCGACATTGGTGATGCGGCAGAGTCCTCGGCAGAGTTGGAGCGCATGAAGGCCTTGGTGGGACCGGAAACCTCGCCAGAAAATCGGGCTTGGGTCGACATCGTGGAAGCACGTTTTCTGGTGATCGCCGACAAAAGTCTCGACCGCGCGGTGGACGTCCTTCGGCGCTCCGAAGCCTATGTGCGCGATTCCGGTACGGTGGATATCAATCTCAAGCGTCGCTGGCTCAATCAGGCCTTCACTGCCACCTATGAACTCGGTCGTTACGATGAGGCGAAGCCGTTGCTCGACGAGCTGGTCACGGCTTCCGAGACCGCGGGAAGCGCCCAGGGCCGGGCCACGGCGGCGCTCTTCCAAACCCTTTTCGCGATCACCACCAACCTCCCGACGTCTGCTGTCCGCGAGGCCGCTGTCACGAACGCGGAGCGAAGCCTGGAGTTGAGCCAGGCGGCTGGTGTTGCTCCTTTGGAAGCCAGGTCGCTTCGATTGCTCGGCCAGCTCCGGGGCGGCGACGAGGGCCGTCGTCACTTTGCACGGTGCCTTGAGTTGACGAGGGACTCCGCCGGCCTGGCGAGATTGCGCGTGGACTGCCTGTCCGCTCTTGCGGTCTCGGAGGCTCGCGACGGCGATCCGAACGCATGGTCCCGAATCGTCGAAGCGCAGCAAGTGGTCGAAGGGCTCGACGATGATTGGCCGCGCCTGACCTTGGAGCGGGCCGCTGCTCGAGTCCTTTGGTTACAGGGTCATCGGGAGCGCGGATGGAATGCGGGTCTCAAGATTCTGGATCGATTGGAAGAGTTGCGCGACGCTCAGTCCGGAGACAGCGGCAGAGTTGGTGTTCTCGCGGCTCGCTGGGAGCCGTACCTATGGCTCGCCGGCGAGTTGCTCGCCGGCCGAAGTGAGACCGATCGAATCGAACTGGAACGGGCCTTCCAGGTGATCGAGCGGATGCGGGGTCGGGTGCTGCTCGACAGCTTGGCCGAATCACGCTCGGAGAGGCCGCAAGAACCGGCGTCCCTGGCCTCGGTAGAGCGCGAGTTGGAGGAGCACGAGGCCATGCTGTCGTTTCAATTCTCCGTCGAGAGAGACGTCTTCGGCCGATCCGTCGGAGGTTCCTGGGTGATCGTCTCAACCCACGACGGGAGTCGAGCCATCCGGTTGGAGGATCGCCTGAAAGTCGAGCCGCCAATCGGAGACCTGGTGCGACTGAAGCGGTTGGATGAAGCGCCCGAAGTCTTGCAGTTGCTTCATGGGCAGTTGCTCGCGAAGGCACTGGCGACTCTGCCGGCGGCGGTTGAACACTTGATTCTGGTGCTCGATGGAGAGCTGCATCGGATTCCGTTCGAAGCCTTGCGAGCTTCCCCTGACCCGAGCGCGTCCCTCGTGAACCGGTTTCGCATTTCCTATCAGCCATCGGCCACCCTTTGGCTGAAGTGGCGGACCCTGCCTGTCGAGATGAAGCCGCCACTCTCCGTCCTCGCACTGGCCGATCCGATGCTTCCCGTATCGGATCCAGTGCCTGGGTTGAAGGGCTTGAGGGGGCGACCGGATTGTCGGGATCTTCCTCCGCTCCTTCACGCCAGGGAGGAGGGGCGCCAGGTGTTGAAGAGCCTGGGTATGGGCCGCCTGTGGATAGGAGTCGACGCATCGGAAGCGGCTCTCAAGGCGGAGCCGCTCAGCGAACACTCGCTCATCCATTTTGCCGCCCATGCGTGCACCTTGCCGAGTCGCCCGGAAGCCTCAGCGATTCTGTTGGCGGCGGGCGATGCCCAGCAAGACGGACACCTCCGGCCCGCTGACATTTTGGAACTCGACAATCTGCCGCCGATGATCGTTTTGGCCGCCTGCCGAACGGCCGATGGAAGGGTAGTCCGAGGTGAAGGGGTGATGAGCCTCGTCCGGTCGTTCTTTGAAGCTGGCGCGAGGGTGGTGGTAGCCAGCCAGCGGGATCTACCGGACTATGAGTCCTCCCTGATTTTCTCCGCGGTCTACCGCCATCTGAGCGAGGGCTTGAGCGTCGGGGAAGCGCTCCAACGGGTGCAGCGGGAGCGCATCCGAGCTGGCGCTCCGTCCGCCGGTTGGGGTTCCCTCCGGGTTCTCGGAGATGCTGACTGGGTGCCTTTCCCAGGCGGCATCTCCGTTCCGAGAGAGTCGGGACATCTGGAATGGATCCTCGCCATCGCTCTCGCCCTTCTGGCCGTTGGGGCTTTGGTGGTTCTCTGGCGGCAAAGGCGAGCGCGAGATCGCTAGGGAGGCGAAGCGGTCGAACCGAAGCGCGCGGTGAAAGTTTGCTCATCCAGAACGAGCGCGCCGCTCTTTGCCGTTACCCGCCAGAGAATACGGGCGCCCGAGGGTACCCCCTCCAGATCTTGCTCGGGTACCCGAAACGTTGTCTCGCCGGAAGGCGAAGCCGTCAGATTTTCGATCTCGATCACCTCGCCACTGTGATCGGAGGTGATCCAGGTCACCCGCAGGTCGAAACGATCGGCGTCCAGGTGCTGCCACCGAAGCTCGAATTCACTGGCAGACAGCACGGTGTCCGCAGTCATCGAAGTCGTGAGTTCGGCCTGGGCTCCCCGCTCGACATCCTTTGGCAAGAAGAAAAGCGCTCCGACGCCGATGACGACCAGAACCACCGCTGCCGCGGCGATCTTCGGAAGGTAGCCGATGAAGGCGGCGGTGCGTCTTTCGGAGGGGCGGGGTAGAGACTCCATGTCCGAAGCCAACCCCCAGGCGCGGGCGCAGAAGGGACATTGCGAGACGTGAGCCAATACCTTCCGAGTATCTTCTGGTGAGAGTTCCTGGGCGACCGCCTGCCAGATCAGGTCGGAGTCGGGGCAGTCGCTCTGCGGCCGGTCGGTCTCTCCGTCCACCGAAAGCATCTCTCTCAACTCTTCGTCTGTCCATGACGCTGGGTTCATCGTGAGGCTCCTTGCACTCCCTTTTTCCGTAGACAGGACGCAAGGTCGCTCCGTCCGCGGAGTACCAGGTTCTCCACCT carries:
- a CDS encoding serine hydrolase; protein product: MADSLWEVAMVKRIVLLVIVQIALGEGSVHAAQDEQSLSTEAAASRHATYRHDSWPEFVHRWRVMNGAGLRLVDLEVVVEDGRSTYAGVWKPGNDGYYLLRYDNWSNFVARWRELGQQGFRLIDTERVFHGGRFWYYGVWRSGQGPYALYRYGSWSAFTQKWQELNRRGFRLADIDVSERNGQVIYLGVWRGGGNDQSLFGFSSWSAFVSKWRNLTRDGYQLVDMDVTRRSDSTIHYVGVWHRGPQRALWRTFSWQSFRRKWAELAERGQVLVDLEVTYVGNARYQYLGTFGPAPNVTRDGPSLKRMAQELEALVAGDVVGMSYAFSQHGQLAFAGSIGLAQRSPDPEVPMSSQLRSTIGSVTKTVSAVALYQLLDQNGLTVDSKVGPWLPVDWERGPGFGNGPSDLSFKHLLTHTSGIGVRDADHRWDGLRSLVGVGLEPGADRSYSNLNYAFLRLLIPMLWRAVDGPSGEVTSENFGERYLEYLNSRIIAPEGMPFVGCWPLEGAPPVLSYPSVESSERGVLRSAPPARCGGQGGLHMSAQELTRYADAFRYSRSVMSSEHQEVMDGDLAGWNGRVLVEGGGTAYSHGGVRSPGTRTCMMKLPYGITASVIFNSPPPQDKCRLLRKSFNQALAAD
- a CDS encoding NapC/NirT family cytochrome c; the protein is MSATAWIGVMIALGVVVVALVTSRIHQPFDRRGKVAAFFALFLLPLVLAGAGVSAHLEHAKSTEFCLSCHVMEPYGESLQVADESYVPAAHFQNHWVPPERACFTCHTQYTMFGGFKAKMQGLQHVWVYYLGEVAEPIELYEPYQNRECLSCHGGARRFEAEELHAEIREELTSGETSCLDCHGPFHDVLEVADLPKWESPGGSR
- a CDS encoding CHAT domain-containing protein, whose translation is MATPGNREEVVERFEALIRRFPDEPWLYYYLASTEWTSRTPRVPKHYSRAADLLQRRGDFDGEMDARRGRSTFLLDIGDAAESSAELERMKALVGPETSPENRAWVDIVEARFLVIADKSLDRAVDVLRRSEAYVRDSGTVDINLKRRWLNQAFTATYELGRYDEAKPLLDELVTASETAGSAQGRATAALFQTLFAITTNLPTSAVREAAVTNAERSLELSQAAGVAPLEARSLRLLGQLRGGDEGRRHFARCLELTRDSAGLARLRVDCLSALAVSEARDGDPNAWSRIVEAQQVVEGLDDDWPRLTLERAAARVLWLQGHRERGWNAGLKILDRLEELRDAQSGDSGRVGVLAARWEPYLWLAGELLAGRSETDRIELERAFQVIERMRGRVLLDSLAESRSERPQEPASLASVERELEEHEAMLSFQFSVERDVFGRSVGGSWVIVSTHDGSRAIRLEDRLKVEPPIGDLVRLKRLDEAPEVLQLLHGQLLAKALATLPAAVEHLILVLDGELHRIPFEALRASPDPSASLVNRFRISYQPSATLWLKWRTLPVEMKPPLSVLALADPMLPVSDPVPGLKGLRGRPDCRDLPPLLHAREEGRQVLKSLGMGRLWIGVDASEAALKAEPLSEHSLIHFAAHACTLPSRPEASAILLAAGDAQQDGHLRPADILELDNLPPMIVLAACRTADGRVVRGEGVMSLVRSFFEAGARVVVASQRDLPDYESSLIFSAVYRHLSEGLSVGEALQRVQRERIRAGAPSAGWGSLRVLGDADWVPFPGGISVPRESGHLEWILAIALALLAVGALVVLWRQRRARDR